The DNA region ACCTCCGGCCGCTCGTGATCCAATCGATCGATCAAGCCCGGCACGACCATCGGGGAGGGCACAGAGAGACAGTGCAGCCAGTCCGCGGCCTCGTACAGTTCCTCCTCGTCCTCCTCCACCTCCGCCTTCTCGAGCCGAACAGCGCGGTCGGCCAGGTTGTCCAAAAATAGCGGGAGCACGGTCGCCGCCTGATCGGGACCGAGCGCCGACAAAAGGGCATCGACATTCTGGGAATAACCATCTTGGTAGAGCTTCAACAATGTGGGCAGGACCACGACGAAATCGCCGCCGGCCCACAACATGCCCTCTACCGCCGCTAACCGAACCTCGTCTTGGCTATCGGTCAGAAACGGCGTCAAC from Pirellulales bacterium includes:
- a CDS encoding HEAT repeat domain-containing protein, coding for MAKRFAQLVSVLKPKRRWVQFRLCTMLVVVTAFCLWLGDYVNPIRRLERQLRDPNEEVRVMAAERLGYLGPDAQSSTKSLLRAMDDDSELLRERAVWALSRVSGRPELLTPFLTDSQDEVRLAAVEGMLWAGGDFVVVLPTLLKLYQDGYSQNVDALLSALGPDQAATVLPLFLDNLADRAVRLEKAEVEEDEEELYEAADWLHCLSVPSPMVVPGLIDRLDHERPEV